The Dermochelys coriacea isolate rDerCor1 chromosome 13, rDerCor1.pri.v4, whole genome shotgun sequence genome includes the window ACTGATAGTAAAATGGAGGAAACTGCACCCGAGATGTCCGAGGGCAGCAGAGGACTTTGCTCCTATCCATGGAGAGGAGAGAGCATTGCTCAGCCTGGGGGCTGGTTGGGAGAGGGGTGGAGTCTGCTAGGAGAGCTGAACGCATTCCCTtctagggagggaaggggaaagcatcTAGCTGTGCTCTGCTGGTTCTGAGGAACTGCTAGAGAGCAGCTGTGTCTGGCCCTGCTCCAGGCTTGGGGCCCTTGCTGTTCAGTAAAAACAAGGCCCAACTAGAGACAGTGTGGTTAGCAGAGGTAAGGAGAGAGGAAGTATTGTACCAGGAACCCCAGGGCCCATGGCATGCAGCCATagccctgccccagacagctccACAAAGACCCTGCTGCTGAGCATGTTTATTTTCGCATGGCCTATAAAGACATTACTATGGAATGGGCTTTTAACACTCCTTGGTCAAGACAGAAGCATCTCCCGCCCTTTCATCTCAGCCCCAACTCTTTCAGTTCTGTTTCGCGGAAGAAAATCCCCTTAGGCATTCCCTGTGAAAGTCATTCCCCCAGCCTCCTCTCCCAACAAACCCGAGCCATAACAGACGCATAGCCAACAGTCAGCGCGAGGATAGCGTCTTCCCAGGAGGTCTCAGCAGACGCTGTCTCTGCTGTGGTGGATCTCCCAATCTCACTGCAGAACCATAAATCCAGGATCAGCCACCGTAATGCCTCAGCAATCCCCTCTCACAGAAACCAGCTTTTTAAAACTAAGTTTGGGTGGCAGAGTGCACATTGTGCACACTGCCTGGTAGAGTGAGTGAATCTCTGCTGTTGTAGGAATAGGTTCACCAGTGGGGCTGTTAGCGTTCCCAGGAGTACCCAACTGAGTGTTATTATGAACACagtgaagggtgtgtgtgtgtgtgtgtgtgtgtgtgtgtgtgtgtgtgtgtgtgtgtgtgtgtgtgtgtgtgtgtgtgtgtgtgtgtgtgtgtgtgtgtgtgtgtgtgtacacacatcaAAACAGTGACAAAACTTTCAGAAGACAGCACCTGGTGTACACATGCGTAAGCCTCGCCCCCGACAGCTCCTGTGCCCACGATCAAAGTGACAAGTCCAGAGCATCCACCGATCCTGACAGAGCTGTGGGCTAGGAAAGATGGCTTGAATCTTTCCTGTTTTGCGCTACGGACTTTGGCCTGCTTTATCTGCACTACGGGATGAAGGGCCCATAAGGAGCGCCTCTCAATCATTcccatcattcccattttacagatgggaaactaggATAGACACACAAAGGACCAGATTTCCAgagtatttaggtgcttaaagatgcagacagtgactctgtgggattttcaaaaggcccAAAAGCCTCCTACGTGCCGCTACTTCAgacctttgaaaatgtaaatggggGTGAGGTGCCTAATCTCCTTTGGCCATTTTGAAAATTGCACCACATCCTATCTTCATCTTTAAGCACCTCAGTACcttggaaaatctggctctaagtgACCTGGCCAAAATCACAAAGGCAACATCTGTTGCGGGGTGAGAATTGAATCCAGGGCAGCAGAGTCTGAATACATGACTTCAGCCACAGGGCTACCATATGCCATTCCTCTCCCTGACAGGAACAAGATGAGAGGTCTCACAACCCAACTGCAGGATTTTCTAGAGAATGTTGGCCGCAGTGTAATTCATCACAGATTGTAATAGAAGGACCCCACACCCGCCCTTTAAACAAACTCCACATAAGAGGGAGTGGCTCCATGGGACTTTGCCTCTTTGCTGCTTCCATCTTCTGATGCTCTTATTTATCACAGTTTGCCGAGTCTCTCTTTTGCTAATTTTCTCTCCTAGCCCATCTGCTCCTGTGTGATCCTGCAGTGCAGTGATCCTAAGGCTGAACTTGTGACAGCTCCATCATTTCCAGGGCAGCAGGTTGTGATGTCATAAAGGATATGACTTCAGAGCAGGATCAGGCAGCAGGAAAGGCTATGTGGTGAGGGAGGAAGCTTTCTTTTAGACAGAGCTGTAAGAGGAGCACAGTAGCCAGATTAACTGGCAAAGACAAAAGGATTCCGCTTCCCCCGTTCCTTGGCCTGTTTGAAATCAGGCCCCTGGCCTTTGGCAGAGACTGGAGGGTGAGTCGAGGTCTGGGTGCTCATGACTCCCCCTGTTCTCTCTCAGTCCCCTCCATACAGTTCTGGCAGTTATGACTCCATCAAGACCGAGGTCAGTGGCTGTCCGGAGGACCTGACCGTTGGCAGAGCACCCACAGCAGATGAAGATGACGACGACCATGACGACCATGAGGATAACGATAAGATAAATGACTCAGAGGGGATGGATCCAGAGCGATTAAAGGCCTTCAATGTAAGAGTAACAGGCTAGGGACGAGTGGGTCCAGCTGTCCTAGGTCCCTGTTGCATCCAACTCCCCAACCCTTCTCCATTCTCTTTGCAGATGTTTGTGCGCCTTTTTGTGGATGAGAATCTGGACCGAATGGTTCCCATCTCCAAGCAGCCCAAAGAGAAAATCCAGGCGATCATCGAGTCCTGCAGCCGACAGTTCCCTGAGTTCCAGGAGAGAGCTCGCAAACGCATTCGCACTTACCTCAAATCCTGCCGCCGTATGAAGAAGAACGGCATGGAGATGGTGAGCTGCTTCCCCTGCCTTCCGTGCCCTTGTTGCCCTACTGCTCTCCCTTCCTCACATTCCTCCTGCTCGAAAGGCCTCTCTAGTGCCTGCAGACTTGTCCTCCTTCCAGATGTGTGGAAGAGAGGGACCAGATCATGATCCATTTCAGATATTGTCTGTGCCCCTGCTTCCAATGctaatttttttgaaatgtcactACATGTTCTCTGCCACCCGAAGGGTGTGTGTGGCAGAGACACACTGACACTGGCGGATGGAGAAACAGATGTAAGCACTGGCGGGTTAAAAAGTTGAGGCCttaaatatcttgattttaaatattaacttttaAGAGCTTGAGAGTATTCTGTGCTCTTGCTATGCTCCTGGCAAATGTACAATGCACAATCTGAATGGTCAAGACAAATAAAATGATTGTTTCCATCAGTATCCATGTTTCCCAAAAGATGACCTACCTGGTTGTATGTCTCCATAGACAAGACCCACCCCACCACATCTGACCTCAGCCATGGCAGAAAATATCCTCGCAGCTGCATGCGAGAGTGAAACACGGAAAGCAGCCAAGAGAATGCGACTGGAGATATATCAGACATCCCAGGTACGATCCCTGTAATCCTTTGCATGCTAGGCACAATTTCATCTGCTCTGTCCCCGGTCAAGGGCAGAAAATGAACCAGAATTGACAGACGAGGTCAACAAAGATCTTGCTCACTGATGATGGGCACAACACCTGCTTCAAGCCTGCAAGTTTGGTCCGCTTACAGTTTGCCTAGAAAGGGAAAGACCAGGCTGTGCATGTATGTTGTAGAGGGAGAACGTAGGCAGAGCACATGTGACAGGGGAAGACAGTCTGGAGAACAGGAAGAAACAATTTATATGGTAGTGAGTATGTGCAGGGGAGGCTGAGAGAGCCCAGACTGAAGGGAGATGAGGACAGGGACAAGCAAACTAGCAGCAGAGGGACATTTTCTTTCTGGAGGGACTGTTGTGCAAGAGGTGGGTGAGGGATGCTTCCTTTAATTGACAAAGACGTGTGAGCAGTAGTGCATTCCTAACACAAGGAGAGAGCAGCAGCTACGCATGCCTGCTCTGCCCAGGGGGAAAGGGTCAGGGATGCTTTGGCTGTGTACATTTAAATACCTTCCTCACAATTTTCTGGGAAAGCTGTGGAACACGGGAGCTTCACGTATCTGTAACTAGGTTTGAAACCATCCTTGCTCTTTCTATACTCTGATTGGCTGGGATACCAGGATGCTGGTGTGGGCTGGCCCAAGAGGTCATTCCAGACAATCAGAGAGTAGAAAAGCCAACTGTGCTTGGTGCAGCCCTTCCATTGGCAGTGAAGGGCAGGAAAGCCTCCTCACTGGAATAAATCAGTTTGCTCTCCTTGCTGTAGGACGAGCCGATCGCCTTGGATAAGCAGCACTCCAGAGATTCCACAGCCATCACGCACTCCTCCTATTCACTGCCAGCTTCATCTTACTCCCAGGACCCGGTCTACATCAACGGAAGCTTGAACTACAGTTACCGTGGCTATGGGACCCTTGGAGGCAGCCTGCAGCCACCCACTTCACTGCAAACAGGGAACCCCAGTAATGGTAAGAAAGGCAGAGGAATAGCACTTTGGAGTGACACAGAATTGGTCTCCTCTGTCTCCATTCGCTCCATTCAAATGGGGTTTGAAGAATGCTTGAGATGTGTGTGCTATAGAATACAAGCAGGGAGTTTGAGGTTCCTTACTGCTCTCCCTGCTCTGCAACTGGAAAGATGATGCTTTGCTAGGCCATGCCCTCAACTCTGGCTGAATGAGGGGAGGCTAaggctgctcctgctccccaAGCACTGCCAGTGCAAGTGGCACACACCAGCCCCCTTCCTCTGGTCTGCAGaaccacccctctccccacccctcagtTGCTCCTGAGGACCCCCTACTCCCACAATAAACTAGCTGACTAAGGCTGGaagacagcatgggagaaagacAAGGGCTGAACTGTGGGGGAAGCGAATTtagtttaactttaaaaaaaacccacaggtaCCACCTATTAATAATTAACCAAGCCAGGCACCTGTCACCACCCTGATTGCCTTGCTGGTATGAGAcaacccttcccccacccttcttTTTATAGGACGCTCGTTGGGCCAGGGGTCGTGTCTGCCTATGAGATAGGAAAGCACTGAGCATGCTGTGGGTGCTGCCACAATCtaaaagataataaataataaccctCTTGCTAGCAGGAGTGTCAGGGTGAAGGAGGCCAGGCAAATGAGCACTGGATGGGAGGTCTGGGGGTCTGTGTTGCAAGGTGTAGGGAAAGAAAGGAcctgaggagagggagagaacaaGCCTGATCAGTTAGATTTAATAACGTGACAGTGAATGATCCAGTAAACAAAATAATTAGTCTGGGCTGGGACAGCACCTGACCACTGTACCACACttagggccagccctgcctggcatAGACATGCCCTGACCAGAAGCCTCTGTAAAGCATGGAATTGGGtgatcttcatagaatcatagaatatcagagttggaagggacctcaggagatcatctagtccaaccccctgctcaaagcatgaccaatccctaatttttgccccagatccctaaatggattgaactcacaaccctgcgtttagcaagccaatgctcaaaccactgagctatcccgtGTCAGAGGATCTCACGCATCTCAGTAGTAGCCTCTTaggtttgttcttgtgccactCCTGAGCAGTAGTGGCTGGAGCCCCTCTAGCCAGACCTGTCAGGCAATCACCTGACTTGCTTCCATAGCCTTGCACCCGGGTGCATGCCTGGAAACCCTGACTGGAGAGCCTGGCCAGGAGTAGTGTGCAGAGAGGAACAGAGCTTTTGCTTCTGGATCTATCTGGGTTCTTCTAAGAAGCCCTTTAGAACGGTATATGCAAGTCACCCTGTCCCTCTCCATTAGCACGCAGCCAATAGCACAAGACTTCTTTCCTCCCTGAGACATTCCCCTCAGCAGTCTTTGCCATTGAGCCCCTCGCTCCTGTTTGCTCCAGGCCCCAGTGCCTTTCCTGGGGCCTCGCCCCCCACCTCTCCCTAGCTGCATGGAGTAAGGATTTGAAAGGATGTGATTTCCAGAGTCCTGAAAGATGCCTGTCTGGGATTAACTGTTATCATCCCTTCCTAATGCCTCTTAACCCTGAGTAAAGAGCCCACCCTAGTCTCCAGCTGCTGAGACCTAATCCTTACAGCTAGAGTAGAGGATGTTACACTTCCTTTCTAGACTAGCACAGGCACTCCGGGGCTCCCAGTGCAGGAGGGGAAGCAGGATTAGGGTTAGGTGGCAGTTTCCACTGTGCAGTTTCCTTGAGGCGCTGCCCAGCCACACAGCTGTTCTCATGACACCTTACCCCAAATTGATACCCCAGGGCCTATTCCAGGCATTCACAGGAAGCACAAAGCTGAAATCCTGCTTCTCTCCATTTTGGCCTCTGCCCCAAACCCTCCTCTGCCCAGGCTCTTGCCAACTCCTTTAAAGCCAAGAGAGCTCCTGCCAGATCCTCTCATAATTCCTTTCCTCATCTCCATCTGTGTCCCTTTTTCACCCGTTTGAATGAAGTCTGCACTATTCtgtgtccccccgcccccgcccagaGTCCCTGGAGTTTGTGCTGCAGCGCCATCTCTCTTATCTATCACTCTGCATAGAAACAGGCCGTTTTCCCCGGCCTACCCACTTCCCTGTTACCCCATTTCCTTCCTCATCTTGAGCAACCTTTATGCTCCCAGTGCAGCTCCCTTCTCGGCTGTCTGTTGCCTTTCCCTCTCCACTAAAACTCCCCTCAAGTCActaaccccacccccttcccctccatgaCCTCTGCTACTTCTCCTCAAGCCCGTCCCATGACTGTCCACTGTTTGTTCTACTCCTACTTCGTTGATTGCTGCTTTGGGgaccctttcctcctcctcctcctgttacCCCCACTGTTGGGTTCGTACTCTCCCTTCTCCCTACCACTTACCTTCTGGGTGACCTCACCTCCTCCTGGGGTGTCCCTTATTTCCATTGTGCTGATGGCTCTCAATCTACCGCAGCCTAGactctcagcttccccatctctgCTCTCTCCTCCTGCATGTTCCAACACTTCCTCAGCCTGAACACAGTGAAAAGCCCAACTTCTCCATCACCTGACATCCCTCCCCATCACTCAGACTCACAATCACAGAGTTAGCTTCGATTCTTCCATTTCCTTCTCTCATTGCATccagcctcctccctccctcccaatgtCACCACTCTTCCCCACAGCCAGAATTGTGCTTCACACTGTGGCTGTCTGCCTCGGCTGGCCTCCCTTTCCTTTCAGTCTATTTAACACACAACAACTGAAGTCATTTTCCTCCCTAACCACCTCTCCTCAAGGACCTCACCAGCTCTCCTGTCGAACTCACTGTCCCTGTTTTTAAAGCACTGCCACCTCTGCCATGGTCTGCACCTCATCCCCCTCTTGCACACTGCCCACATTTCTTGCTTTATTGCTCCctatcccctcctcctcctcccaccagcaCCTTTGTGCCTTCTTTCATTGTCCTCCCCCACCCAGATCCACTGACTAGGCCTCATTTCCCATGACCAACCTCCTCTTAAGTGCTGTCTGCTCTTCATCTGTAACCCAAATTACACCAGGATCTTCAGACAGCAGGGGGATTAAGCCTGCTCAGAAAGTAGGCTCCTAATTGCTTAAGCAGCCCCAAATTCGTTCAGTAGTAAAGAGcacccagcagctgccactgaacTCGATGGGTCTCCTTGTGTGGATGGAGGGCCCAGTGGGCAGGGCTCTAGCCTGGGACTGAGGAGACATAGGTTCAGCACAGACTTGCTGGTAGGCTTGCACAAATCAGCCAGCCTCTCGGTGGCTCTTTTCCCCACCTGTAAGCTGAAGAGaagagccctgccctgccccacaggaGTGCTGAGAGAACAAgcaagactgtgaggtgctcagataccagtgACCGGGACTAAAAaagtacctgagagagagaaaaagttacTCATTTGCAACAGGTTATGGTTGTGTTTGCAGGGTTGGAATTAACTCATATGCTCCGGGGATTGTCTCTCATTGGTGGAGCACATCATGCAAACGCACAGTCCTAGAATATTTTAGTCCCcgtcatttgattttttttttttaaatgaaggcatTTTGTGTGTTGAAGAGGTTTTTTGGATGAGCCAAAGGACATCCCCAAACATGCTCAAGGCTACCTCTCCTCCTATTTCTGTCACACCTATGTGTTGCTGGCACTGGGAAACACCCTCTTGCAGAGTATGCTTGGGTGCccctgctggaacaatttgtatagtgggggtgctgagagccattgaaccaaactaaacCCTGTATTTGACGGAAACCACTGGGGGGgcaggcagcacccccagcactcctagttccagaaCCAACACCAGGAGCATGAAAATTACTCAACTGACCATAAACAAACAATGAAACCACTCCATACAACATGCTGTCAAATGCAGAGAAGAACCAGAAACTGAGAACACTGTTTCCCCTAATCCTTAAGTTTCAGTACTCCGAGGAGTCAGTTGGAACAACTGTAGGTACAATATTTTCTCTCAGTTGATTGAGCCTTTAAATTTTATGCTAATTCAGCCAAGCTCCCGAGTGTTTCATTGCGATTCTAGCCCGTTACAAACTGCAGTGAATATATCTTTGTACTATAGGTGAAAACCTCTCCCTACTTGCCGGTTTTATTAGCGTtaaaacagatgcatctgatcTAACTCCTAGCAGAGCAGAGCGTTAGTCTGACTGTTCGTacagtatatttataaaatacaaacacacacacacacactctctttgaTAAGGGGAACTGAGAGCCATGGCAGTGCCTCTGTGACAGAGCAGCAGTTGGAAGGTGCCTACAACTTGACAGTCTGTTCTGTAGGGCTCAAGACTGCATCTTACATTCAGTATGTAAAGTGCTGTACAAGGGGCTCTGAATCAAAACAGCAGGTGCTGGTGGAGTTTTCTCCTCTGAATTGGATGTGCCACTTTGGGGCAGCAACTGTGCCAGTGTCTTTTCCTGAACCTCCCTCTTACTTTTCCATTGCAGGTCCTACTGATCTCAGCATGAAAGGTGGGGCCTCAAGTACAGCCCCTTCTAACAGCACCAGCAGGGGGATGCCAGCTGCTCAGCTAAGCCCCACAGAGATCAGTGCAGTGCGGCAATTGATTGCCGGCTACCGAGAGTCAGCAGCTTTTCTTCTTCGGTCTGCAGATGAACTGGAAAACCTCATTTTACAACAGAACTGACTCCTGGTGTCTGTGTAGCTCCTGTGGCAGAAGACAATTTACACCCTTTGGAAACAGGCTCCCACTGGGATCCTGCTCAGGACTAACCATCGTCCTTCCACCCAATAGCTGGTACATTTAGTTTTTAAAGGTGGAACCCTAGAACCGTTTTCTTTCACACTCCAAGCACCTGGGACTTGGGGCACAAGGACACATTTTTGATTCTCTCAACACAGGTGCGCCTAGatgagcagaagcagccaaacctACAGCTTGGATggatgtgggattttttttagggTGGAAGGGAGCTTGGGGAGGCTTGGGGCTGCAGATGTATTTAGAATAACCTTTGTGGACCCCAACATTAGAATCCCATCCCCAGATAATTACCTTTCAAGGTCTTAGGTGAGCAGAATTGCATATTTATTGAGAAATGGACCCTCCTCTCCTCttagtaatttatttttctgaaaatgGATTCTTTTGAGTTTGTACAGATTGCCAGTTTTGTGTCCGTCTGATCAGAAGGAATTTATTCCTGTGAAATAACACATTCCATATCACTACACTACTAATGGCTGAGCAACTCCATCGGCTTCTCCTAGGAGAGACCCCTTTCCACAGGATGTAAGTTTGCCATCTAGCCCTAGAACTTCTAGGCTGCTCAGCCTCCAGCAAGCTTAGGCAGAAGCTGAACAATGAGGAAAGAGTGTCTTGTTAGACCTTTACTCAAAGTGGTCCTGTAGCAGTAGCAATGGGGTCAATATCTCCTGCAGAGACTCAGCAAGCTCAGTAGACCTCCAACTGGAAGGACCTCTTACACTCATTTAGCTCAGTGCAGAGCAAAACAGGAAATATCTGAGAACCCCTGTCATGCATTCACCATCCATATTCTACCTCACACTCCATTGTGGGCTTTTTCCAGGACTCATCGGGGTTCTGAAAGTTCACTCCATAATGTATATCACTATGATGTGTATCCAAGACTGGGGAGCAGACAAGTAGATAACACTGAGGAGTCAAAACTAAGCCAGCAGATGGACAACTGACCCAAGCTGGCTCCCTTTTTGttcagaagagaaggaaggacaTGCACTGCTGATGGACAGCAGCTCACTGTCACAATGGATGATGTCTGACCTCTCCTCAATGAGGAATCCCAGGCCGTCTCCACAAATATACGTGAAACCAGCGCTGGGGGCAGCAGCAAGAGGACTGTTTAGAGAAACTCACGTGACTAATAAAGACTAGTGCAAACTTTTAGGGAGAAAAGTAAACTACTTCAGTTAAACAAGCAGTTCATTCCTACTCAAAAGGAAAGAATTAGGA containing:
- the NOL4L gene encoding nucleolar protein 4-like isoform X4 yields the protein MNDSTWISADQHLNSSLSPSQDESMRSPQNLHSQEDDDSSSESCSGNGSSTLNPSTSSSTQGDSTFPEMNGNGTAAPMDFTASAEDQPINLCDKLPPAHVTPSYQSDSCADGLRSRVKYTAKTTAESPPYSSGSYDSIKTEVSGCPEDLTVGRAPTADEDDDDHDDHEDNDKINDSEGMDPERLKAFNMFVRLFVDENLDRMVPISKQPKEKIQAIIESCSRQFPEFQERARKRIRTYLKSCRRMKKNGMEMTRPTPPHLTSAMAENILAAACESETRKAAKRMRLEIYQTSQDEPIALDKQHSRDSTAITHSSYSLPASSYSQDPVYINGSLNYSYRGYGTLGGSLQPPTSLQTGNPSNGPTDLSMKGGASSTAPSNSTSRGMPAAQLSPTEISAVRQLIAGYRESAAFLLRSADELENLILQQN
- the NOL4L gene encoding nucleolar protein 4-like isoform X2; this translates as MTGMVRVKRRQIWSQAVDETSVSSEDFDMNDSTWISADQHLNSSLSPSQDESMRSPQNLHSQEDDDSSSESCSGNGSSTLNPSTSSSTQGDSTFPEMNGNGTAAPMDFTASAEDQPINLCDKLPPAHVTPSYQSDSCADGLRSRVKYTAKTTAESPPYSSGSYDSIKTEVSGCPEDLTVGRAPTADEDDDDHDDHEDNDKINDSEGMDPERLKAFNMFVRLFVDENLDRMVPISKQPKEKIQAIIESCSRQFPEFQERARKRIRTYLKSCRRMKKNGMEMTRPTPPHLTSAMAENILAAACESETRKAAKRMRLEIYQTSQDEPIALDKQHSRDSTAITHSSYSLPASSYSQDPVYINGSLNYSYRGYGTLGGSLQPPTSLQTGNPSNGPTDLSMKGGASSTAPSNSTSRGMPAAQLSPTEISAVRQLIAGYRESAAFLLRSADELENLILQQN
- the NOL4L gene encoding nucleolar protein 4-like isoform X3, with translation MLGRAIFRVPECQEDETSVSSEDFDMNDSTWISADQHLNSSLSPSQDESMRSPQNLHSQEDDDSSSESCSGNGSSTLNPSTSSSTQGDSTFPEMNGNGTAAPMDFTASAEDQPINLCDKLPPAHVTPSYQSDSCADGLRSRVKYTAKTTAESPPYSSGSYDSIKTEVSGCPEDLTVGRAPTADEDDDDHDDHEDNDKINDSEGMDPERLKAFNMFVRLFVDENLDRMVPISKQPKEKIQAIIESCSRQFPEFQERARKRIRTYLKSCRRMKKNGMEMTRPTPPHLTSAMAENILAAACESETRKAAKRMRLEIYQTSQDEPIALDKQHSRDSTAITHSSYSLPASSYSQDPVYINGSLNYSYRGYGTLGGSLQPPTSLQTGNPSNGPTDLSMKGGASSTAPSNSTSRGMPAAQLSPTEISAVRQLIAGYRESAAFLLRSADELENLILQQN